One Chloroflexota bacterium genomic window carries:
- the hisC gene encoding histidinol-phosphate transaminase codes for MVRIRTDLATFAPYVPGKQPEDGNWIKLNTNEASECPPGALAALNALGPEGLFRYPDPTAMPLRRDLASHYGLTPDRVVVGNGSDEILSLLLRAVCDPGAEVLAPDPAYSLYPVLAAAQGASYRAIACLDDFALDLESMCAARPAITFITSPNNPAGTSYPARQIARICASGHNLVVVDEAYAEFAESNALGLLGEFPNLAIARTFSKAYGLAGARVGYLLGPAELCQTLLAIKDAYNISAAAQAAAQAALRDRDWAEAMWESVRSRRSRLIAGLSLIPGLEPHPSQANFVLVDCGPHSAPWLLEQLAARKILVRHLGHVRGAENALRITVGKVSEIERLLGELSAICHAC; via the coding sequence ATGGTTCGGATTCGAACCGATTTAGCAACGTTCGCCCCCTACGTCCCCGGCAAGCAGCCGGAGGACGGGAATTGGATCAAGCTAAATACCAACGAGGCCAGCGAATGCCCGCCCGGCGCGTTGGCGGCCTTGAACGCGCTTGGTCCCGAGGGATTGTTCCGCTATCCGGATCCGACCGCAATGCCCCTGCGCCGCGATTTGGCCAGCCATTACGGGCTGACACCTGACCGCGTCGTCGTCGGCAACGGGTCCGACGAGATTCTGAGTCTGCTGCTCCGGGCAGTTTGCGATCCCGGCGCCGAGGTCCTGGCCCCCGATCCTGCCTATTCGCTGTACCCGGTGCTGGCCGCCGCCCAGGGCGCCAGCTATCGGGCGATTGCGTGCCTCGACGACTTCGCCCTGGACCTTGAATCAATGTGCGCCGCGCGCCCGGCGATCACGTTCATCACCAGCCCCAACAATCCTGCCGGAACGTCTTATCCGGCCCGGCAGATCGCGCGCATCTGCGCCAGCGGACACAACCTGGTTGTCGTGGACGAGGCCTACGCCGAATTCGCGGAATCGAACGCGCTCGGCCTTTTGGGCGAATTCCCCAATCTGGCGATTGCGCGGACGTTTTCCAAGGCCTACGGGCTGGCCGGTGCGCGGGTCGGCTACCTGCTGGGCCCGGCCGAACTGTGCCAGACCTTGCTGGCCATAAAAGATGCCTACAACATCTCGGCGGCGGCCCAGGCGGCGGCCCAGGCGGCGCTGCGCGACCGTGACTGGGCCGAAGCGATGTGGGAATCGGTACGATCCCGCCGGTCCCGTTTGATCGCCGGACTTTCCTTGATACCGGGGCTTGAACCGCACCCGTCGCAGGCAAATTTCGTGCTCGTCGACTGCGGCCCCCATAGCGCTCCCTGGCTGCTCGAGCAACTGGCCGCCCGAAAAATCCTGGTTCGCCACCTCGGCCACGTTCGGGGCGCCGAGAACGCGCTTCGCATTACCGTCGGCAAGGTCTCCGAAATCGAACGGTTGCTCGGCGAACTTTCGGCGATCTGTCACGCCTGCTGA